In Actinomycetota bacterium, the sequence GCGGCCCGGCGCTTGAGGAGGGCCAGCACGGCGGCCTCCTCGGGGCGAAGTCCGTAGGGGGAGGACCTGTGGCCCTTGGACAGCGTGTCCCACAACTCGATGAGGGAGCCGTCCGTGTAGGCGTCGATGACCTCCGGGTGCATGTAGCACTTGCGGCACACGGCCGGTGTGTTGCCCAGTTGCTCGGACACCGTCTCGACGGCACGCACCACGTTGCGCTTGGCCTCTGTGTCCGACGAAGGGGGGCCGATCCCGACGAATGCCTCGGCCGCGAGCACCGACCCCGCCCAGGTGCGGAAGTCCTTGGCGGTGAAGTCCATGCTCGTTACGCCGCGGAGGTAGTCGTTGACGTCCGACGACTCGACCACGTGCGAGGCCCCGTCGTCGTCGACGTACTGGAACAGCTCCTGGCCCGGGATGTCGCGGCAGCTTTTCACAACGCGCGCCAGGCGACGGTCCTGGAGCTCCACCGTCCGCTTCTTCCCGTGTTTGCCACGGAAGCAGAAGATGAGCCTGTCCCCCGACACGCGCGCGTGCTTGTCGCGCAGAGTCGTGAGCCCGTATGAGTCGTTGTCGCGGGCGTACTCGGGGTTTCCGATGCGGATCAGGGTCTGGTCGAGCAGGCCCACGACCGTTGCGAGCACCTTTTCGCGTGGCAGCCCCGGCTTCGCGAGGTCCTTGGCCGTCCTGCGTCTGATCGTCGGCAGGGACGTGCCGAAGTCGATCATCTTCGTGTACTTGGCCTCGTCGCGGACCTCCCGCCAATGGGCGTGGTACCTGTACTGCTTGCGCCCCCTGGCGTCTCGACCGGTCGCCTGGATGTGCCCGTTGGGCGAAGGGCAGATCCACACTTCGGTCCAGGCCGGCGGGATCGCCAGAGACCGGATTCTGGCCAGCGTCTCGGGGTCCTTCACGGGCGCTGCGCCCGGGTCGCGGTAGGCGAACCCCTTGCCCGCGCGCTTTCTCGTTATGCCGGCGGAGGCATCCGTGACGTAGCGAAGCCCGGCTACCTTGGCGCACTCCGACGGCGCCGGTATGAGCGCAGCGGGCTCACCCACGGATCACATCTCCATTTCGCGGCCGAGGATCACGGATCATGTACCCACCGAAGGGGGGGCCGAATCCGTGGGCGCTGAGATCCTGCAGGTGGACGGGCATGAGGTCCGGGTGAGCAACCCGGACAAGGTGTACTTCCCGCAGGCCGGAATCACCAAGATGCAACTCGTCCAGTACTTCCTCGACGTGGCGCCCGGCGTGCTGAAGGGCTGCTACGACAGGCCCACGACGCTGCACCGGTACCCCGGCGGCGTCGAGGAGGAGGACTTCTGGCAGAAGCGCGTGCCCCCCAAGCGCCCGGAGTGGCTACGGACGGCGATGATCACGTTTCCCAGCGGGCGGTCCGCGGAGATGCTGTGCGTCCACGACACGGCCAGCCTCGCGTGGGCGATCAACCTGGGCTGCCTGGAGCTCAACCCCTGGGCGGTCAGGCGAGGGGATGTCGACCACCCCGATGAGTTCCGCATTGACCTGGACCCGACCCCCGGAATCGACTTCGCCGACGTGCGCAGGGTGGCCGCCGTCGCCGCCGAGGTGCTCCAGGAGCACGGGCTGGTGGGCTTTCCCAAAACCACCGGCAAGAGGGGGCTGCACGTGTACGTCCGCATCCGTCCGCTCTGGGAGTTCACGGAGGTCCGCCGCGCGGCCCTCGCCTTCGCCCGCGAGATCGAGCGCCGGATGCCGGGGGTCGCCACGACCGCCTGGTGGAAGGAGGAACGGGTTGGGGTGTTTCTGGACTACAACCAGAACGCGCGGGACAGGACGATCAGTTCGGCCTACTCCGTCCGACCGGTTCCGGACGCGCGAGTCTCATGTCCCGTGTCGTGGGACGAGGTGGCCGACGTCGAGCCGTCGGACCTGAGGGTGGACACGGTCCCGGCGCGGTTCGCCACGGTCGGCGACCCGGGCGCCGCGCTGGACGACAACGTGTGCGTCCTGGACTCCCTACTGGACCTGGCGGCTCGGGACGAGCGCGACGGGCTCGGCGACGCACCGTGGCCGCCGCACTTCCCCAAAGCCAAGGGGGAGCCGGTGCGAGCGATGCCGTCGAAGAGAAGAAAGACCGACTGAGGCTCAGCCTCGGCCGGGCGCCGTCTGTTCGACCGTGCAGTCCTCCGGGCGCCGCTCCGGCCTCCAGCGCAGGAACGTGGCCGCATGACGAATCCGCTCGTGCTCGAACCGGTCGTAGGAGACCTCGCAGACCAACTCCGGACGAAGCCCCACCCACGGCGCCTCGGCGGCCCCCCGATTCCAGCGGCTCGGCCCGCCGGGGGACCGGCCCCGGCCGAACGCCCCCTCGCCTTCCAGCGGGCGCAGCCGCTCCAGAAGCTCGCGCCGCTCGGCGGCTTTGAACGATGAGGTGTGGCCGACGTAGTGCAGCGCTCCGCCGGAGTACAGGCCCAGCAGCAGGGACCCCACGCCGTCTCCGGCCTTGGACAGCCGGTATCCGCCCACGACGCAATCCACCGTCCGGCGGATCTTCACCTTGATCATGGCGCGATC encodes:
- a CDS encoding DNA polymerase domain-containing protein, whose translation is MGAEILQVDGHEVRVSNPDKVYFPQAGITKMQLVQYFLDVAPGVLKGCYDRPTTLHRYPGGVEEEDFWQKRVPPKRPEWLRTAMITFPSGRSAEMLCVHDTASLAWAINLGCLELNPWAVRRGDVDHPDEFRIDLDPTPGIDFADVRRVAAVAAEVLQEHGLVGFPKTTGKRGLHVYVRIRPLWEFTEVRRAALAFAREIERRMPGVATTAWWKEERVGVFLDYNQNARDRTISSAYSVRPVPDARVSCPVSWDEVADVEPSDLRVDTVPARFATVGDPGAALDDNVCVLDSLLDLAARDERDGLGDAPWPPHFPKAKGEPVRAMPSKRRKTD
- a CDS encoding DNA topoisomerase IB, whose product is MGEPAALIPAPSECAKVAGLRYVTDASAGITRKRAGKGFAYRDPGAAPVKDPETLARIRSLAIPPAWTEVWICPSPNGHIQATGRDARGRKQYRYHAHWREVRDEAKYTKMIDFGTSLPTIRRRTAKDLAKPGLPREKVLATVVGLLDQTLIRIGNPEYARDNDSYGLTTLRDKHARVSGDRLIFCFRGKHGKKRTVELQDRRLARVVKSCRDIPGQELFQYVDDDGASHVVESSDVNDYLRGVTSMDFTAKDFRTWAGSVLAAEAFVGIGPPSSDTEAKRNVVRAVETVSEQLGNTPAVCRKCYMHPEVIDAYTDGSLIELWDTLSKGHRSSPYGLRPEEAAVLALLKRRAA